The following coding sequences are from one Methanosphaera cuniculi window:
- a CDS encoding manganese efflux pump MntP codes for MDAFSVLITKGFTQKHITHIHALWYGIFFGFFQFAMTVLGYFCGSSVSSYISSIATWIGFLLLLFIGLNMIRESISNSEEEVVDTFSFKEVFILAIATSIDAFAVGLSFALINMEIVLPSIIIGITSFILSIFGVFLGSKLEARLGKYLGDKLEIIGGVVLIILGIKILLGF; via the coding sequence ATGGATGCATTTAGTGTCTTAATAACAAAAGGATTTACACAAAAACACATCACACATATTCATGCATTATGGTATGGAATATTTTTCGGATTTTTCCAATTTGCCATGACAGTTCTTGGATACTTCTGTGGATCATCTGTAAGTTCATACATATCAAGTATAGCAACATGGATAGGATTTTTACTACTTCTATTTATTGGTCTTAACATGATACGTGAGAGTATATCAAATTCAGAAGAAGAAGTAGTTGATACATTTAGTTTTAAAGAAGTTTTCATACTTGCAATAGCAACAAGTATTGATGCATTTGCAGTAGGACTTAGTTTTGCACTAATAAATATGGAAATAGTACTACCAAGTATTATCATAGGAATAACATCATTCATACTAAGTATCTTTGGAGTATTTTTAGGATCTAAACTTGAAGCACGTCTTGGTAAATACTTAGGTGATAAACTTGAAATTATAGGAGGAGTAGTACTAATAATTCTAGGAATTAAAATACTACTAGGATTCTAG